In Phycisphaerae bacterium, one genomic interval encodes:
- a CDS encoding DUF2958 domain-containing protein, whose amino-acid sequence MKLLIDEIRHRLPTIYATQNDPDPIIQARLFTPWTNWTWYVTEFDGDDLLFGIVEGFETEWGYSSLAELEGIRGPCGLRIERDQDFDPTPLSAVPSIRRLVTA is encoded by the coding sequence ATGAAACTACTGATCGACGAAATCCGTCATCGACTACCAACCATCTACGCCACGCAGAACGACCCGGATCCCATCATCCAGGCGAGGTTGTTCACCCCATGGACCAACTGGACCTGGTACGTCACCGAATTCGATGGGGATGACCTGCTCTTTGGTATAGTCGAGGGCTTCGAAACCGAGTGGGGCTACTCATCGCTCGCCGAGCTTGAAGGCATCCGAGGACCGTGCGGGCTTCGCATCGAACGCGACCAGGATTTTGACCCGACGCCGCTCAGCGCGGTGCCATCGATTCGCCGCCTCGTCACCGCATGA
- a CDS encoding sigma-70 family RNA polymerase sigma factor, translated as MNRGLDGHDPDLAALRRCFVALPKDDQTVLAMHYFLGLRTAEVASLMDTTRGAVLARLCRARKRLRKLMEES; from the coding sequence ATGAACCGTGGTCTTGACGGTCATGATCCCGACCTGGCGGCCTTGCGGCGCTGCTTCGTTGCGCTTCCCAAGGATGATCAGACCGTCCTCGCCATGCACTACTTCCTCGGGCTGAGGACCGCGGAAGTGGCGAGTCTTATGGATACCACCCGGGGGGCCGTTCTGGCGCGTTTGTGCCGCGCTCGGAAGCGCCTGCGGAAGTTGATGGAAGAATCATGA
- a CDS encoding sigma-70 family RNA polymerase sigma factor: MHENRFVGVPASPEVRESEQLASLLVDHRGGDRHAFRRLDNECRPCLTKWLQRRLCGSSLRAECDDAIQEAMARLASGTELFATDCKLFKWLKDTAMSRAINANRKRRPIVVSSLASATWGDTNEPWS; this comes from the coding sequence ATGCACGAAAACCGATTCGTGGGCGTGCCGGCATCGCCTGAAGTTCGCGAGAGCGAGCAGCTCGCCAGCTTGCTCGTAGACCACCGTGGTGGAGACCGCCACGCGTTTCGTCGCCTCGACAACGAGTGCCGCCCGTGCCTCACCAAGTGGCTTCAAAGGCGGCTGTGCGGTTCGTCCCTTCGGGCGGAGTGCGACGACGCCATCCAGGAAGCGATGGCCCGTCTTGCCAGCGGGACGGAGCTTTTCGCAACCGACTGCAAGCTCTTCAAATGGCTGAAGGACACCGCCATGAGCCGGGCAATCAACGCCAACCGCAAAAGGCGCCCGATCGTGGTTTCGTCACTGGCAAGCGCAACTTGGGGAGACACGAATGAACCGTGGTCTTGA
- a CDS encoding serine/threonine protein kinase, producing the protein MSTSHELHHRAIPVVNRVLELSRERQSVVVAEACGDDDELAGYVRSLLRERDNLSPTDDNVNVLELVTLSDGDDVLPERLGNYGIHGRLGAGGMGVVYLAEQANPRRLVALKVLRSRGMRRNILQREVETLARLRHPGIAQIYEAGIASTPEGPRPFFAMEFVSSTGDTQAAESAAAGRNLLDYASQSPTWMIRDRLEIVAQVCDAVDYAHKRGIIHRDLKPANILVDHLGQPKVIDFGIAMLAGREGGDALDAAAFAGTLPYMSPEQLSGDAGRIDLRSDVYAIGVVAYQILAGSLPFAGLTGETSTDVRILKQREATPLSEHAAKVGRDVEAIVAKAMAEVLEQRYQTAGDLGADLRRAITKKPVIARPNTLVYRTQCLIRRRPIITSASLIAVITIAAAIFSAYRQNAGARNALSLLLRGIEEVDPISSDGTPATLDKMVASISSELDELTALHPDFAGRIHVVLGSWLIRNGSGGADAISHYRKGAEYFEQQYGEMHKRTLGAKNNLGMALSKYGQPDEAVPIYTALIPLRERSGDTNGALVTRGNLAVALLRLGDLEGAMEQLDAVFQGFLALGNRYEALKARGWQTRVLMEAGYLAEAEAIQREVLQRAEAEKPVLSDISLAVLDQLTSNLIGQKKWAAAKVELARMMRVLDMHTAPDYKLRRVCLQRTVQVQSELGDTAGRNAARKDLDIWEAKYGSAQ; encoded by the coding sequence GTGAGCACCAGCCACGAGCTGCACCATCGGGCTATTCCCGTGGTCAACCGCGTTCTTGAGCTGAGTCGCGAGAGGCAGAGCGTAGTCGTTGCGGAAGCCTGCGGTGACGACGATGAACTTGCCGGATACGTGCGCAGCCTGCTCAGGGAGCGCGATAACCTCTCACCGACGGATGACAACGTTAATGTTCTCGAGTTGGTGACTCTCTCGGATGGCGATGACGTGTTGCCGGAGCGACTCGGCAACTACGGAATTCACGGCCGCCTCGGTGCGGGTGGAATGGGTGTTGTCTACCTGGCTGAGCAGGCGAATCCGCGGCGCCTCGTCGCCCTCAAGGTCCTGCGCAGCCGTGGGATGCGGCGAAACATCCTGCAGCGGGAGGTGGAGACTCTCGCCCGACTCCGGCACCCCGGTATAGCCCAGATTTACGAAGCGGGCATCGCATCGACGCCTGAAGGTCCGAGGCCTTTTTTCGCGATGGAGTTCGTGTCCTCCACCGGCGATACGCAGGCGGCGGAATCAGCTGCCGCCGGCCGAAACCTCTTGGACTACGCGTCGCAATCGCCAACCTGGATGATTCGAGACCGACTTGAGATCGTAGCGCAGGTGTGCGACGCCGTAGACTACGCCCACAAGCGCGGCATCATCCATCGCGATCTGAAACCGGCGAACATCTTGGTCGACCATCTCGGACAGCCGAAGGTCATTGACTTCGGAATTGCCATGCTCGCCGGACGCGAGGGAGGCGACGCCCTGGACGCCGCGGCGTTTGCGGGCACGTTGCCGTACATGAGCCCCGAGCAACTCAGCGGCGATGCCGGCAGGATCGACCTGCGAAGCGACGTTTATGCGATTGGTGTCGTGGCGTATCAGATTCTGGCGGGATCACTCCCGTTTGCGGGACTCACCGGCGAGACGAGCACGGACGTCCGCATTCTGAAGCAACGTGAGGCGACGCCTCTTTCCGAACACGCCGCCAAGGTGGGCCGGGATGTCGAGGCCATCGTGGCCAAGGCGATGGCGGAGGTACTCGAGCAGCGCTATCAGACGGCGGGTGACCTGGGGGCCGATCTGCGTCGCGCGATCACGAAGAAACCGGTGATCGCGAGGCCAAACACGCTCGTATACCGAACCCAGTGTCTGATTCGCCGAAGACCCATCATCACTTCGGCCAGCCTCATCGCAGTCATCACCATCGCCGCCGCGATCTTCAGCGCATACCGCCAAAACGCCGGCGCCCGGAACGCGCTTAGCCTGCTGTTGCGAGGGATCGAAGAGGTTGACCCGATTTCGAGCGACGGTACGCCGGCCACCCTCGACAAGATGGTTGCGAGCATCAGTAGCGAATTGGATGAACTCACCGCATTGCACCCGGACTTTGCTGGACGAATCCACGTTGTGCTGGGTTCGTGGCTCATACGGAACGGTTCTGGCGGCGCCGATGCGATCAGCCACTACCGAAAGGGCGCTGAGTATTTCGAGCAGCAATATGGCGAAATGCACAAGCGTACCCTTGGAGCCAAGAACAACCTGGGCATGGCACTGAGCAAATATGGACAGCCGGACGAAGCGGTACCGATCTATACGGCGTTGATTCCGCTGCGCGAACGCTCCGGCGATACCAACGGCGCTCTCGTCACCAGGGGCAACCTCGCAGTGGCGCTTCTGCGCCTCGGGGATCTCGAGGGCGCGATGGAGCAACTCGATGCAGTGTTCCAAGGCTTCCTGGCATTGGGCAACAGGTACGAGGCCTTGAAGGCACGGGGCTGGCAAACAAGAGTTCTAATGGAAGCTGGATACCTCGCAGAGGCGGAGGCGATCCAACGAGAGGTGCTCCAACGAGCGGAGGCGGAAAAACCCGTTCTCAGCGATATTTCGTTGGCAGTGTTGGATCAGCTCACTAGCAACTTGATTGGTCAAAAGAAATGGGCCGCAGCAAAGGTTGAGTTAGCGCGAATGATGCGCGTGCTCGACATGCATACGGCCCCGGACTACAAGCTGCGCCGTGTGTGTCTTCAGAGAACGGTCCAGGTACAATCGGAACTTGGCGACACGGCTGGTCGGAATGCCGCGCGAAAAGACCTTGACATCTGGGAGGCCAAATATGGAAGCGCTCAGTGA
- a CDS encoding S26 family signal peptidase, giving the protein MRRKLDLPSKFAPSGDMVRNGRSAVRTAIVTASCMALVLWYASQTRFIVLNLSPSVPLGLYVEIDDEPSAGRLVEFQIPPHMMDDGRHARHRIILKPIAAEPGDHIDTTGDWLLINDRRLAQIFTVDSEGRPLPVWRARRVLQPGEFFVFSARVPNSFDSRYYGPIRRADIIAVRKPLWTWNADVEGIADVVESTHAGGNP; this is encoded by the coding sequence ATGCGTCGCAAGCTAGATCTCCCCTCGAAATTCGCACCGTCGGGCGACATGGTGAGGAACGGGCGATCGGCCGTCAGGACAGCCATCGTGACGGCCTCGTGCATGGCCTTAGTGCTCTGGTACGCGTCGCAGACGCGGTTCATCGTCCTGAACCTTTCACCGAGCGTGCCCCTGGGGCTGTACGTCGAGATTGACGACGAGCCATCGGCAGGGCGACTGGTGGAGTTTCAAATCCCTCCCCACATGATGGACGACGGCCGCCACGCACGTCATCGAATCATCCTCAAGCCGATTGCCGCCGAGCCAGGTGACCACATCGACACGACCGGCGATTGGCTCCTCATCAACGACCGGCGACTCGCACAGATCTTCACCGTTGACTCGGAGGGGCGACCGTTGCCGGTTTGGCGTGCCCGTCGCGTGTTGCAGCCCGGCGAGTTTTTCGTGTTCTCCGCGCGGGTGCCGAATTCATTCGACAGCCGCTACTACGGCCCGATTCGACGTGCGGACATCATCGCCGTGCGTAAGCCGTTGTGGACCTGGAACGCCGACGTCGAGGGGATTGCAGACGTCGTGGAGTCAACGCACGCCGGCGGAAATCCTTGA